ACCGCCGCAGAAAAGCACGCGATGAAATGCGCGGGCAGGTAACATCTTTTGCGATGATGATCTTTATGACATTTATTGCATTTATCATTGTGATTGCAGACTTTGATAAGTTTTATGCATTTCCGATTCTGCTTGTGTTAGCAGCAGCTCAGGTTGTGCTCCAGCTTTACTATTTCATGCATATGAGTCACAAAGGACACGGAACAGCAGCATTGTTCCTGTATTCCGGTGCACTGATTGCATTTGTTACGATCCTGACGTTCCTGACGATCGTCTGGTGGTAAAGTTATGAGGACCGGCATATGCCGGTCCTTTTTATATGCTATCGTTCATGAACTTGTCATCTGACTGCATTGAAGTAACCCGTGCATGGGCTTATAATGGAAGAGATGAAACAGGAGTATTCAGAAAGGAAGGTGCCTGATGTCAATCAGTATATTTGGATTCCAGGCTCTGTGGAGTCCTTACTTTTTTATCAGCCTGACAGTGTTAACCGTCCTGTTCTTTTTATTAGCAACTAAATGGAGACATAAAATGCATGATGCAAGGCCGATCACGAAAAAAGAAACGGTTTTAGTACTTACAGCTGTGGCAATTATTTATATCATCAAAGGATCACCTGTAGATGTATGGGGACATATCCTGTTTTCCGTACATATGATTCAAATGGGTATCTTCTATCTATTAATTCCGCCTTTATTAATTGCCGGTGTTCCGAATTATATGTGGAAGGCATTATTAAATCTTCCTGTCATTAAACCGCTTTTCAGCTTTTTTACAAAGCCATTGATTGCACTGATTTTATTTAATGGGGCATTTTCTTTTTATCATATCCCATTGATCTTCGACACAATCAAAGTGGATATGCTGCTTCATTCTGTCGTTACAGGAACGATTTTTGTTTTCTCTTTCCTGATGTGGTGGCCGCTTGTTAACACATTAGAAGGAGAATATAAGTTGAGCGGGGTTAAGAAAATCGGTTATATTTTTGCTGATGGTATTTTACTCACACCTGCCTGTGCATTAATTATCTTTGCTAATAACCCGATGTATGACACCTTCTTTAATGGAGGAGCCTGGCTTGAAGCGATGGCGCTATGTGTGCCGGCTGCTACACTTCAGAGTCTGAGTGGACTGGGCATCACAGGTCCTGAATTATTCACGAATATGCAGCCGCTTGAGGATCAGCAGGTTGGCGGCGTCATAATGAAAATTATTCAGGAAATTATCTATGGTGTGATTTTGGCTCAGGTGTTCTTTGAGTGGTATAGAAAAGAAAGATCAGAAGAAGATGCATTGAACGCTTCATTATATGCAGCGAGAGAACCTAAAACTTTATCGTGATGACACAGAAAGAGGATCAAGACGATGACATTACCGATTTTACCTACATTAAGTACGTTTTTTATTGTAACCAGTGCAGTGCTCGTAGCGATCGGCTGGGCACTTGTCAGAAAGAGAAAGATCGAAGCTCATAAGAAAACGATGTTTGCTGCAGCTATTGCCGCATTAACATTTTTTATTATTTATATGAGCAGAACAATTTTTATGGGAAATACTGCATTCGGCGGTCCAGATGAGATGAAGATTTACTATACCGTTTTCTTAGTATTTCATATCATTCTGGCAACTACTGGAGCTGTATTCGGGCTTGTGACGATCTGGCTCGGGTATAAAAACAGAATTAAAAAGCACCGTAAAATTGGTCCGGTTACGTCTATCATCTGGTTTGCCACTGCAACAACCGGCGTGATGGTGTATCTGCTGCTTTACGTGCTGTACGATGGCGGAGAAACAACTTCTGTCATTAAAGCCATTCTTGGAACATAAAAAAGCGCGCCGTTCATTCGGCGCGCTTTTTGTATGCTTCTTAAAACTTGAAATCCATTTTAAAAATCCCGGCTTCTTTTGCAGAATTAAAGATAATCAGAATCAGCGGTCCAATAATGAAGCCGAGAATACCAAATATTTTTAACCCGATAAACATTGCAATTAATGTAGCAAGCGGTGAAAGTCCGATATGCGTTCCCATTACCTTAGGTTCAACGGTTCTTCTGATCACAAGGAGTATCACTGCTAGAATTGCGAGCTGCGTTCCCTGTTCGATGTCTCCAGTAATCAGCTGGAAGATTGCCCAAGGTGCCAATACAACAATGGATCCGATAATCGGTATTAAGTCTATAAGCCAGATAATAATCGCCATAACAAGCGCTACTTCCGGTGCAATAATGTAAAGCCCGATTAATGACCCTGCGAGGATTAACAAACTGACTAAAAACTGTGCCTTAGCAAACCCCCAGATCACCTTTGACAGCCTTGCTGTCATAAAGCGTACCTTTTCAGCTGTCTGGTCTTTCAGGTGCTTATAGATATTCTTTCTGATTGCCGGCAGATCAAGCATGATCAGGAACAATGCAATTAGGTATACAAGAAAGCTGACTAGGTAATCAGGAATATTTGTGATCATTCCGGTTACACTTTCAGCATTGATTGAATTTGTAATGCTCGTTCTGAAATCGTTAATGAAATTATTGATTTCCGCACTCGTCTGATCCATTACCTGTGAAGGTACCTGTGCGAAAGTCACAGCCATATCGTTCTCAACAGACTTCCACCAGACAGCAAGTTCATTAATATAATCAGGTGTATTTTCAACAAACTGGATGGCCTGTCCGATCAACTTGGTTACAGCTATGTATAGAAGAAACCCGATCGTACCTAAGAAAAGTATAAAAACAGTTCCGACAGACAGCTTTCTGTTGAATTTTGTTTTATTTTCAATCAGCTTTACAAGCGGATCTAAAATAAGTGCTGTAATGAGAGCAACAATCAAAGGAACTGAAACTGGTAAGATGAAGTAGATCAACAATAATACAGCAATTACTACAAAGGTTGTAATCACATTCTTTTTAGTAAATAACTTGTTCAACGCCGGTCCCCTTTCAATATCTAATGGGTAATTAAGAGGATATTCTGCCACTTTTTTATAGCGGAATGATGATTGTATATAAATAAAGAGCCATTATACCATGGCTCCTGTCCATTAGATGGCGATCTTTGCAAGATCCTCATAAATGGCAATTAAGATTTTTTCACAAGTCTGTACAAGGTGTTCCGGGAATTCTTCACCTTCACCATATTCAACACCGTGTGGGTAGTAATGTTTGCCTAAAAGAGGTGTAAGAAGCTTTACATCTCCATCGCTTGCACCGATATCGCCGTTTTCAGTATATCCGAAGATACGAAGGTAAAAAGTACCTTCTCTGATTTCGAACTTTCTGTCATATGTAACACGTTCCCAGTCCCATTGACCTGCACGGATCATGCCATGTTCATTCATTACATCCTCTAAAGGATCAAATTCAATTAGTAAAGATTCTAATCCAGTATTTTCAAAGCGCATTTGAAAATCTCCTCCTGTAAACCAGTTTTAAAAATAAGTCGTCTCATGCTTAATAATAGTCGAAACAGTAACAAGTTGCAATTATGTCATTCATTTAATTCACGTTTTTTGTGGCGAAAACATGACAGTTGATATACGGTCTCATGCTATTATTATCACCAGATCCTATGTATAATATAATTAACAGATAAAAAGGGGGGACACAGATGAAGGCAATGATCAGAATAGGCGTAGTCATATTAGTCATATTCCTCATTGGCTTTTACAATGGTCCTTCATTTCAGGAGAACGAAGAGCTTGAAAACGAACCGTTTAGTGTAGATTCCAATGATAATGCAGAGATTCCGGACTCAGATGGACTGACAAGACCAAAATCAGGTGTATCTGTTTATATAGGTAAAAATGTAAAAGATTTAGTGGATGAATACGGCGAGCCTGTCAGAATGGATCCCGGCAGAAACGGGTTGACCTGGTATATCTATCAGTCTGAAAACGGCTATATGCAGACTGCAGTTAAAGATGATGTTGTTAAAGCATTGTTTGTAATGGGGAGTGCGTATGACAGCACACCTTATTTTTCAGGTCAGTCGGTTCAGGATATTTATCAATTCACAATGATCAACAGCGAAATTATTGTAGAAGATGATGGAAGGGTTTATCAGCTTGAACTGAGTGAGCAGGACCTGCATACAAGACTGCTTGTACAGTTTGAAGATATTTATGCTCAATTGATGATTGATTCAGTGTCGAACAATCTGATGGGTGTGTATTATCTGGATAAAGAAACGCTGCTCGATCAGCAGCCATATGAAGGATCTGTAGAAGGTGGCCCGCTTGCCGATCAGGATCAGCTGATTCTTGATGAAGTAAATAAAGCAAATGAACGGCAGATGTTTGATATCGTGAATTTCATCAGAGAGCGCAATGGGCTTAATGAATTGATCTGGGATGATCAGCTGGCTGAAGCTGCCAGAAGTTTAAGTCAGACCCGCGAGCAACTGTCAGCGGAATCATCTGAAGAAACAATCGGCTTATCAGATCGCCTGGATATCCTCGACAGGAGCTATCAATCAGCAGCAGAAAATACTGCCTCGCAATATTATCTGACTCCAGCAGTTGTCCACGGATGGCTTAATTCTGAAAGTCACCGTGACACGATGCTTGACGATGAGTTTACGCATACAGGATCTGGTGTATATGGCAGTTATTATACGCAGGACTTTGTTCAGTTTGATGAGGAAGACGTGGACGATGAAGATGACGCATTATCTGCTCAGAGTGAATAGTACTGTTAGGGGTGAGACATTTGTCTCACCCCTTTTATTTTTTGCGGTCTATTAAAGCGAATGAACCTGTTGCATGAGCAGCTCTTTTTCCTTCTGCTGTCTCAACCCATCCTTCAATGACCATACTTCTGGTCCCGTGATGAATCACTTTTGCATAAGCGTAAATATCACCTTCAAGAATTGGTGCAGTATAATGCAGATTAAGCTGACTTGTGACTGCTGCCATAGCAGGCGGTGCCACTTTATTTGCAAGTGTACCCATTGCAGTATCAATAGCAGTCGCAGTGATACCGCCGTGCATGATCCCGAGGGAATTATGCACAATAGGTGTAACCGGCATCGTAATTTTTAATGTATCACCATCGAATTCGTGCGCCATTGCGTACATAGCGCTGACATAAGA
This region of Jeotgalibacillus malaysiensis genomic DNA includes:
- a CDS encoding cytochrome-c oxidase, which translates into the protein MAHESTSANPKVNYEYRRRKARDEMRGQVTSFAMMIFMTFIAFIIVIADFDKFYAFPILLVLAAAQVVLQLYYFMHMSHKGHGTAALFLYSGALIAFVTILTFLTIVWW
- a CDS encoding membrane protein translates to MTLPILPTLSTFFIVTSAVLVAIGWALVRKRKIEAHKKTMFAAAIAALTFFIIYMSRTIFMGNTAFGGPDEMKIYYTVFLVFHIILATTGAVFGLVTIWLGYKNRIKKHRKIGPVTSIIWFATATTGVMVYLLLYVLYDGGETTSVIKAILGT